GTGGTTAACGCGTTTGATAATGCAAAAAATCATCCGGAAAAGCAGCCTCGCGTCATTCTGTGCGACACGCTGATGGGGAAAGGGGTGCCCTTCCTGGAAACGCGCGACAAAAATCACTTTATCCGCGTTGATGCGGATGAATGGCAGCAAGCGATAGCGGTGCTGGATGCGAACAAACCGGAAGGAGTACAGTGATGAATCAGGCCACACAACCTAAGCCACGTTTAACCACGTCCGCGATGATTGCATCTATTGCGGATGAAGGTCAGGAAACCCGCTCCGCGCCTTTCGGTCATGCACTGGTCGAACTGGCGAAAACGCGCCCCGAAATTGTCGGCATGACCGCCGATCTGTCCAAATATACCGACCTGCATATTTTTGCCCAGGCCTACCCGGAGCGTTTTTTCCAGATGGGAATGGCGGAACAGTTGCTGATGGGCGCCGCCGGCGGCATGGCGAAAGAAGGGTTTATTCCTTTTGCCACCACCTATGCCGTCTTCGCCACGCGGCGCGCGTATGATTTTATTCATCAGGTGATTGCGGAAGAAGGTCTTAACGTCAAAATTTGTGCGGCGCTGCCTGGGCTGACGACGGGATACGGCCCAAGCCATCAGGCCACGGAGGATCTGGCGATTATGCGAGGCATTCCTGGCATGACCATCATCGACCCTTGCGACGCTATCGACATTGAACAGGCCGTGCCGGCGATGGTCGACCACAACGGGCCGGTGTATATGCGCCTGCTGCGCGGCAAGGTGCCGGTGGTTCTCGATAAGTACGACTATAAGTTCGAGCTGGGCAAGGCCAAACTGCTGGAAGACGGCAGAGACGTTCTGATTATATCGTCCGGTATTATGACCATGCGCGCGCTCGACGCGGCGGATAAATTGCAGAAAGATAACGTCAGTGTCGCGGTGCTGCACGTGCCGACGATTAAACCTCTCGATGAAAAAACCATTCTGGCGCAGGTTGCAAAACCGGGACGTTTGGTGATTACCGCGGAAAACCACACCTGCGTCGGCGGCCTGGGTGAAGCGGTCGCCGCTTTGCTGATGCGCAACGGCGTGCGCACGGAATTTGATACCGTCGGCCTGCCGGATGCGTTCCTGCATGCCGGGGCGTTGCCGACGTTGCACGATCGTTATGGTATTTCAACGGCCATGATGGTCGAAAAAATCAAATCTCGTCTTAAATAACATATCGTCTTAAACAACATATCGGTTTAAGTAACAGATCGCCTTAAACCAAAGCATTGCCGCCGCTAAAAACGGCGGCAATGTGGTGGTTATTTCAGGTTCTTGCTGAAGAAATCAGTAATCTTATCAAACGGAATTTTATCCAGACGGTCGTACAAATCGACATGGTCGGCATTTTTGATAATCATCAGTTCTTTCGGCTGCGCCGCCGCTTTGTAGGCATCCTCGCTAAAGTAGCGTGAATGCGCGTTCTCACCGGCGATTAACAAAATCGGACGCGGCGATATTTCGTTGATGTAGGTCATCAGCGGCATATTCATGAACGACAGCGGCATGGTGGCCGTCCAGGCACCATTGGAGTTCGGCGAACGCTTGTGGAAGCCGCGAGGCGTGCGGTAGTAGTCGAAGTACATGCGAACGACCGGGTCGGTGATGCCTTCCCGCGTTTCAGGCAGGATTCTTGGACCTGGGGCCGGAGAACCTTGTTCAGCATCCACCCAGCGCTGCCGGCTCATTTGTTCCAGCATCTGCGTGCGCTGTTGCCCGGTTCGACTATCGTAATAGCCTTTAGACATCACGCGCGACATGTCGTACATGCTGGTGGTGACCACCGCTTTAATCCGCTTGTCCACGGCGGCGGCGTTCAGGCTCATGCCGCCGAAACCACATATGCCGATGATGCCGATACGGTTGCGATCGACAAAAGGCTGCAAACCGAGAAAGTCGACCGCGGCGCTGAAATCTTCGGTATTGATATCCGGTGAGGCCACATTGCGAGGCTCTCCGCCGCTTTCTCCGGTATAGGACGGGTCGAAGGCCAGCGTGACATAGCCGCGTTCGGCCAGGGTTTGTGCATACAGACCGGATGACTGCTCTTTTACCGCGCCAAACGGGCCGCCGATAGCAAGCGCGGCCAGTCGCTGGTCGCCGCGGTTTTTCGGCAGATACAGGTCAGCAGCCAGGGTGATGCCGTAACGATTTTTGAACGTGACTTTTCGATGGTCGACTTTATCGCTTTTCGGGAAGGTTTTATCCCATGTCTGGGTCAGTTGCAGGGCGTCGCCATTGGCTGACGAGGAAGGCGTCTGTGCCAGCACGGGCTGAGCGCTGGTCAATAGCACCGTGACACAAATAGCGATAGCGCTTTGAATCAACGTGTTGCGGGAACGCGGGCGGTTCATGCGGATTACCTCTCGGATTATAGCGGCTTGATGCGAACCATACTCTGGCGATGGAGACCGTGAGGACCCACCGGCAGAGTAATGGCGTATGTTTAAGACACCACCGGCCTTATCGGCGGTGGTATCACGACTCAACAACTACAACGCATTCTTCAGAATGGCGGTCACGACTTCCGGGGGATAAGTGTCGGCAATACCGAAGAGGCGGACGTTGCTCTGTACGTTTTCAACGATGGTGGGCAGAGCGGTTTCTTTAATCTCCAGCTGTGGCAGGCGAGTGGGGGTGCCGATGGTGTTGAACCAGCTCTCCAGTGCGGCAATGCCTTGCTCGCCGGTATCGACGCCAAAGACGTTGCGGGCAAATCGTTCGAACTGCGCCGGGTTACGGCCGATGTACCATTTCATCCAGGCCGGGACTACCACCGACAGACCCGCGCCATGCGGCACGTTGAACAGTGCGGAAAGCGAGTGTTCGATGGCGTGGTTGGGATAGCTAAAGCCCGCGGTGCCGGAAAAAGTCAGACCATTCAACGCTAATGTCGCGGCCCATGCGAACTGCGCGCGGGCGCCATAATCCGCTGGATCGGCAAGCAGGGCTTCCGTGGTTTCGATAACCGTGTTGATAAGCGATTCAACCAGCCGTGATTGCAGGTGGGGATGGACGGTGGCGGTGAAGTACACCTCGATCAAATGGGCGATGACATCCGATGCGGAATACACCAGATAGTCCCGAGGTACGCCCTGCATCAGCACCGGGTTGACGATGGAGACTTTGGGGAACAGTGCGGTCGACGAGATGAAGAATTTTTCCTGGGTTTGGTCATTGGTGACCACGGCGCCTGGGTTCATTTCACTGCCGGTTGCCGCCAGCGTCAGGATGGCGAACAGCGGCAGCGCCGACTCGACGGGCGCCTTAGCGGTAAACAAGTCCCAGACATCGCCGTCGTAACGCACACCCGCCGCGATGGCCTTGACGCTGTCGAGCACCGAGCCGCCGCCGACGCTCAGAATGGCGTCGACCTGATGCGCTTTTGCCAGCGCAATGCCTTCCCGCACCGTCGAGATAACCGGGTTGCTGACGATGCCGCCGCATTCGACCAGTTCGATGCCTTGCCCGGCGAGACTCTGGCTGACGGTGTTGAAAAGACCGTCGCGTTTGATACGGTCACTGCCGTAGCAGAGCAGCACTGTGTTAATGCCGTGATCGGCCAGATGCTGGCCGATCTGCTGTTCTTTGCCGACGCCGAATTCGATTTGGGTCGGGTTAAAGAAAGTGAAGTTTTCCATAGTACGTCCTTTGAATCTGTCTGGTTGCTCATTTGACCGCCGGACACAGGCTGAGGGGATGAGCGGATTGAATCGACACACACCGGAACGGAGCGAAAACACGTTCTGAGGGATGACCGGGATTGCGCTGACCGTTTAATGCGCTTGCCGAATGCATTTTTCGTGATTTTGTTCGCCCATCGATAGACAGATACTCCGCATTTCTTGCCTGATTCTCCAACTGCCGGGATTGGCGATTGGCGCGCTCGTGTTGGGGGGATATGCTGCATACAGACACTGACGGGAGACGAGGTATGCCGCATCAGCAGCAACAGAGAGGACGGTACGACGCCGACGCGGTCGACGCGACGTGTGAGGCGATGGTTGAGGTTATCGGGCGATGGACCGCTGGCCAGAGCGATTGTGCGACCCCGATTCCGAGCCTCACGCTCTATCGACGAGAAGCTCTGATGCCGCCGGCCATTTGTCTGGTCGAGCCCTGCATTGTTCTCGTGGTTCAGGGCGAAAAACAAATGTTGGTGGGCGGCGAGGCTTACTCTTATAACACCCGGCGTTTTCTGATTACGTCGCTGGATCTCCCGGCCAATTCGCAAGTGGACGTTGCCAGCCCGGAAAAACCCTGCCTGGGGCTGACCATGAAGTTTGACCTTCGCATCATGGCGGAGCTGATCGCACAAGGCAGTCTGCCGTTGCCCACCGCGCGGGTAAATGACAGAGGCATTGGCATCGGTACGGTCACGCCGGTGTTGATTGAACCCTTCAGGCGGATGCTGGATTTGCTTGATGAGCCCGGCTCAATCCCGGTGCTCGCACCGCTGATCGAGCGGGAAATTCACTATCGCCTGCTGATGAGCGATCAGGCCGCGCGGTTATGGCAAATTGCCTCGGTGGGAAGCCAGGGGCATCGGGTCGCCAGGGCCATCGACTGGCTGAAGATGAATTACACCGCCACATTGAGGATTGATGAGCTTGCGGCCTATGTGCAGATGAGCACATCAAGCCTGCACCATTACTTTCGGCAGCTTACTGCCATGAGTCCCTTGCAGTATCAAAAGTGGCTGCGGTTGAATGAGGCCCGACGCCTGATGCTGAATGAGGATTTTGACGCGGCCAGCGCGGCCTTCGACGTCGGCTATGAAAGCCCGTCACAATTCAGCCGTGAGTACACGCGTCTTTTCGGCGCGCCGCCAAAGCGTGACATAGAAGGATTACGGCGCAAGGCTGATCCTGAGGGGGGAGGGCTCCTCACCCGGAGAGCCAGATAAGCCACAAAAACCAGGGGCAGAGTTTCCTTTTCCGATTAATCAGCGTTATTGTTCCGGTCATTCGATGTCTGCTTCAGGAATCACGATGATGAATGAGTCGTTCACTATCGGCGAAGAGCATGTACGGTTTTCCACCCCCGATCTCGCCTTGCCGATGGGATACCGCGCCATCGCTCGCCAGTTTTTCCACCACAACATCCCGTCGCCTTATGACGTGGAAATGGCGATCGCCGCTATTGAAGACCTGCTTCAGTCAGCACCTGCGTTACGTCAGGTAGCGCAACATTTCTCTTCCGCCGACCATTATCTTAAAGAGATAGCGCGTAGCGCCGGCAGCCATGACATGTTGACTCAGCAACAAATCGAGAACGTGTTCAACCGGGTGGCGGATGTTATTTCCGGCAGCCCCTGGCGTGATGGTGAATTCCCGGATGAGACGGGCTTTATCAGCTACCTGATCATTGTGCGCGAGCTATCGCACCATCTTAATATTCAGCAGATCACGCTGGCATAGTACGCGGTTCGCTCGGTAAAAGGGGCTGTATCAATGACGATGCATCATCATGGTTATAACGCGCGGATTATCGGCCTTTTGCGTTGACGCTGATCGCACCACAGCGTGAAGATCCCAGCCATGACGATAATCGACGCCCCAAGCAAGGTGGCGTTGCCGGGTAAGCTGTCGAGAAACAAATAACCTATCACCATCGACCACACTAGCGTGGTGTAATCAAACGGTGCGAGTAGTGAGGCGTCGGCATAGCGCAGGCTGAGCGTGACCAGAATTTGCGCCAGCCCGCCAAATACGCCGCAGCCAATCAGCAACGCCCATTGCCCGCCAACAGGACGTGCCCAGCCCCAAAATGTGGTCGAGAGGCCAATCAGCGTCGTCATCAGCGAAAAATAAAAAACGATCGCCCCCGGCGTTTCGACGCCATTCAGGAAGCGAATTTGTACATTTGATGTGGCGGAACAGAGTGCCGCAAGCAAGGCAAAGAGCGTTCCCAGCGCGGCGTCGTCAAAGGTGAAGCCGGATGCCCATAACGTGTGACCGAGAGTGAGGTTTGACGACAGCATAATCACAATGCCGCTAAAGCCGACCAGAACCGCCAGCCAACGATAAAAGCGTACTGTCTCTTTCAGCAATATCGCGGCCATGAGAACGGTAAATAGCGGTACGGCATAACTGATGGCCGTGGCGTCGGCCAGCGAGATGTAAATCAGTGCCAGATAGTTGAAATACATACCGCCAGTACCGGATAAACCGCGAATAACATGGCCGAAAATATTTTGCGTTTTGATGCTTTCTCTAATACTGCCTTGTAGTTTTAACCACAACAACAGTGGAAATAGGGCGACGAATGAGCGGAAAAAAATGACTTCTCCGGTGGGAATGGCGCCGTGTAGGCCTTTGACGCAGGCCAGCATTAATGTCGCACACAGCGCTGACATTATTTTCAGCAATATCCCAAGTTTGGCATTCATTGTCTTACCTTTTACAACCTACCGGTGTAGATGAGCCCTCACCTTAAAACGCCGGTAAAGTGCACTGATAAGATAATTTCCCTCTGTCCGAATAATCTTTTCTTATTACCGGATTCCGCCTGTGGGGCGTGATAGTGGTCATATAAATTGTGTATCTCGCGACAGGGTTTCCCTCTTATGCCGTTAACCGCAAAGTCCGTATATTCCAGAGAATACGGGCTGCCGTACTGGGCCGCTCCGGTAATAAAAAGTCGTGTATTCAAAGCATTAACACTTTGGGGGAAACATCATGACAGTAAAAAAATTATCTGCCGTTTTGGCGTCGTCGGTTTTATTCACCAGCATTGGCGCGCAGGCGGACCTGCTGGCCGATATGACTGCCCGGGGGGAGTTGAAGTGTGCGGTTTATTCTGATGTTCCCCCGTTTTCATCACCGGATGCGAACACACGTCAATTGGTGGGAATGGATGTCGACCTGTGCAATGCGCTGGCGAAGCAAATGGGGTTGAAGCTGGTGCTGGTGCCGACATCGGTAGAAGCCCGCATTGCCGTGATTGTTACCGGGCGCGCCGATGTGCTGATCGCCAATCTGGCCTACACGAAAACCCGCGGTAACCAAATCCAGTTCAGCGATCCGTACTACGTGGCTAAAGAGATGTTGCTGGTGAAGAAAGAGAACGCAGATAAAACCCTTGAGTATTTCAAAGGCAAACGCATCAGCGCGACAAAAGGAACCACGTCTGAGCAGTCGATCAACCTTAAAGGCGGTAAAGCGGTTACCTTCCAGGATTCAGCGTCCGCATTTCTCGCGCTGGAACAAAACAAAGCGGTGGGATTTGTCACCAATATGATGACCGGTATCAAGATGATCTCACAGGCGAAAAAAGACGGTATTGAACTGGCGATGATCAAAGAACCAATGGCGCTGGAACCGATTGGCGTGGGCATGAAACGTGACGAACCGGCACTGCTGGCTGCCGTCAACACCAGCCTGAAAACCATGGATGACAATGGAACCATCGACAAAATCTGGGAGAGCTGGATTGGGCCGAACACCGAATACAAAATGGTGCGCGAAGAGCGTGTGCAGCCGTTGTCGAGCCTGAAATTTGAACCGCTGGAATAAGTAAGTTATGGGCTGGTTAGCGCAACACGCGTCTGTTTTTCAGGAGGCGGATGTCACCCTCTCGACCATGGGGAGCCGGGCCTGGTTGGTGGAAGCGCCAGGGGAATTTAGCCTGGCTGCCCAGCGGCGCATCTGGTCACTGGCGCAAATACTCGCTCACTGTGATGATGTCGAAACGCTGATTCCCGGCGTCACCAATTTGCTGGTATTGCTCAAACGTACCCCGGAAGAGGAGGAGGCTTTCCCGCAGCGGCTGCGTGAATACTGGCGGCAGGCACGGGAAGTGACTCCGCAAGGACGGCTGATCGAAATTCCGGTTCACTATGGCGGCGTGCTGGCAAGCGATCTGGCAGCGGTTTGCCACCATACCGGTTTGAGCGAAAAAGAGGTCATTCGTCGCCATTATCAGGGGAGCTACACGGTTGTTGCGCTGGGTAGTGCCCCCGGTTTTGGTTATCTGCATGGGTTGGATCCGCAGCTCGCGACGCCGCGTAAAAAAGTACCGTCGCTCAATATGCTCAAGGGCACGGTTACCATTGGCGGAGCACAGACGGGGGTGTCGGTGTTGACCGGACCCAACGGCTGGAACGCCATCGGCTATGCGGATTTGCAGGTCTTTGACCCTTACGCAGCCAGCCCCGCATTGATGGCGCCCGGTGATAACATCCGTTTTTTACCCGAAAGGATCGAACTGTGATTGAAATCGAGCGCACGGGTGCGCTGAACACGGTGCAGGATTTGGGACGCTTTGGCTTTCGTCATCTGGGGGTGTCGGTGAGCGGCGTGATGGACCCGCTGGCTCTGCGGGCGGGCAATGCGTTGTTGGGTAATGACGATAACGCCGCCGCCGTTGAGGTGCAAATGTTCCCCTTTCGTGTGCGTTTCCAACAGGATATGACGATCGCCCTGACGGGAGCGGATTGCCGTGCGCGGCTTGATGATGACGACCTGCCGCCCTGGTGGGGCTGCCGGGTTGCCAAAGGGCAGGTGTTGGAGATGCGCTATCCGCGTTCCGGTACGCGTGGTTACCTCTGTGTCGCGGGCGGAATTACGGTTCCCGAGGTATTAGGCTCGCGTAGTACGGCGTTGCGCGGCGGGTTTGGCGGTGTTGACGGACGTCCGCTACAGGCTGGCGATAGATTACCGACAGGTGCCGGCCGAATCACCTTACCGCCGGGAGGGTTAGGCATTGAACCCCCGGAACTGGCGCTGTGCGAAGTGTTCCCGGCGGCGAATCAGGGCGTGGTGCCGGTGCGTGCTATTCCATCCGGTGAGTATGCCCTGTTCGCGGCCGAGCATGCGCGTTTCTGGCGGCAATCCTGGCAGATTTCCAGACAAAGTAACCGTACCGGTTACCGGCTTTCCGGCGAACCGATTTACCCTTCCCACACCATTGAAATGCGCTCCTATGGCCTGATCCCCGGCATTGTGCAGGTTCCTCCCGCCGGGGAGCCGATCATTCAGTTAAGCGATGCCAATACGGCAGGGGGATACCCAAAAATCGCCTGTGTGATTGAGGAGGATTTATGGCGGCTCGGGCAGCTACAGGCCGGGCAGTCGATTCAATTCATGCAAGGCGATGGGAAGCAGGCCATCGCGGCGCGGCGGGCGATTGAGGGCTGGCTGGCGCAACTGCGTGATTTTTCCCGTTGCTTTAACCACATGAACGGATGACGACAGATGATGAAAATAGATGTGAACGCCGATATGGGAGAAGGGTTTGGTGTCTATCAACTGTGCGATGACGCAGCCCTGATGCAAGTGGTTTCATCGGCGAATATCGCCTGTGGCTTTCATGCGGGAGATCCGTCCATCATGACAAAAATGGTACGGCTGGCAAAGCACCGGGGGGTGGGCATCGGTGCGCATCCCGGTTTACCAGACAGATTAGGATTCGGGCGTAAAGAGATGGCCTTTAGCCACGATGAGATTTGTCAGCAGGTGATTTATCAGATCGGCGCACTGCAGGCGATAGCCAGAACCGATGGCGTAAGCGTGTCGCACGTCAGTTTTCACGCGGCGATGGGCAATATGATTAATCGGGATGAGACGCTGGCGCAGCAAGTGATGCTGGCGATTTACCGTCTTGACCCGGCGCTGATCATTTTTTGTCAGGCGGATACCATTATTGAACGGGCAGCCCAACAGGTGGGTTTACCCAGCCTGCCTCTGTTTCTGGCTGACCGCGCCTGCGACGCGACGGGGCGTCTGGTGCCGCGCGGTGCGCCGGGTGCAGTGATTACAGAAGAAGAGGCGGTGCGTAGCCGGGTGCGCCAGTTCCTGCAGCAAGGCACGATAACCACCGTTGAGGGGCACTCGCTTGCCGTGCGCGCCCAGTCCATTCTGGTGCATAGCGATACGCCGGGTTCGCTGAGGCTTGCACAGATTGTCCGCAGCGAGATTGAAGCCTGCGGCGCAGTGGTGGCTCCGGCTACCCACGTGTTGCAGTAGCGTGTCTGTGATTTGATTTATCGGGGAGCGAGGGGACGTCTCCCCGACATGCCGATACTGTTTTCAACGCCATCCTACCCAGACTGAACATGACCCGCGCCGACATCCTCGGCCGACGCGCTCATCCAGCTTCTTTTTTCCGTCTTCCAGACGCTTAAACCGCACGACCATGATGACAGCCGCAACATGACGAAGGCGCTCCGAACGGTGTCTAACAGGGCGTGGTAATCTGGTGGGGAGGTGCGGGCGTCGCCCCGGCAGGCATCCGCGCTACCGGGGAGAGTGGTGGTGTTTACCGGCAGCCTTTGCAAAATGCGGCGAGGCGTTCGCAACCGGTTTGCAGACGCTCCATGCTGGTGGCGTACGAGAGGCGAATATAGGGACTGATACCATAGGCCGCTCCCTGAACAGTCACCACATGCTGCTCTTCAATTAATGCCATCACAAAATCTGTATCGCTGGCAATCAATCGCCCGGCGGCACTGGTTTTTCCGATAAACGCGGCGATGTTCACAAACAGATAAAATGCTCCCTGCGGCTTATGGCACGTCAGCCCGGGAATGGCAGCCAGTTTCTCCAGTACAAAATCGCGGCGCTCTCGATAAATCGCAGCGCGTTCTTTGAGCAAATCCTGAGGGCCATCCAGCACGGCGACAGCCGCCGCCTGCGTCAGCGTCGTAATGCCGCCGGCGTTCTGGGTGTTCACATTACTCATCGCTTTGATAAGCGACGCAGGGCCGCCGCAAAAACCCAGACGCCAGCCAGTCATGGAATAGGCTTTCGACACACCATTGACTGTCAACACACGGTTGTACAGCCGCGGTTCTACCTGCGCCAGCGTCAGGAATACGCAGTCGTCGTAAATCAGGTGCTCATAGATATCGTCGCTCAGGATCCAGACATGCGGATTATCGAGCATCACATCGGCGATACCTTGTAATTCTTCACGACTGGCGACGGCTCCGGTGGGATTACTGGGGTAGTTCAGCACCAGCCATTTGGTTTTAGCGGTTACCGCCGCGGCGATATCCGCAGGCAGCGGCTTAAAGCCATGTTCTTCATGGCAGGGCACGGGGATGGGGGTAGCACCGGCGAATTTTACAATGTCCGCATAGCTAATCCATGACGGCGTGGGGATCACCACTTCATCACCGGGATTCAGCGTTGCCATCATGGCGTTGAAGATGATCTGCCGGGCGCCCCCTGCGGTGATGATTTGGCTCAGGTCGTAATCCAGCCCGTTGTCGCGTTTGAATTTGCGTTGGATGGCCATCCGCAACGCCGGCGTCCCGTCGATGGGGGGATAGCGTGTGTCTCCGGCGAGTGCGGCGGCATGGGCCGCTTCAATCGCATGTACGGGCGTGGGGAAATCCGGTTCGCCGGTGGAAAGCCCAACAACATCAATACCCTGCGCGGCGAGATCCCGCGCCTTTTGCGTCATCGCAACGGACGCTGAAATGGCTATGTTTTTAAGTCGATCGGCAATTTCTGGCATATCACAGGTGTTCCAGTTGGTTCAGCGGGGACCGCGCTTGCGCACGGTGGAGGGTGATGCGTGTTTGAGGATAGGGAACAGCGCTGGGGAGCGGATAATACTGCTTTATTGTGGCGACATAATACAAAGCAATGACAGAAACCACGGTAAGCCCCCGCAACGATGCAATGCGGTGTCGATTTGCACCGCCGCAGTGCGGCGTACCCATGGTGGAATGCGGGTTGGGAGACGATTGTATGGATTGTGAGCGAATTACATCATAAGTAGCCGGTGTGGTTTCGCCATCATCATAACTGGCATATCCGTTGCTTAAGTGATGAGAAGGTCCTCACTGGAGAAACGCCATGAATCTACGTCGCCTGAAATATTTTATCAAAATTGTTGATGTGGGCAGCTTAACCCAGGCGGCGGATATTCTGCATATCGCCCAGCCCGCACTCAGCCAGCAACTGGCGACGCTGGAAGGGGAAGTGAATCAGCAACTGTTGATCCGCACCAAGCGCGGGGTGACGCCAACCACCGCCGGTAACATCCTTTATACCCATGCGCAGGCGATTTTGCGCCAGTGCGCGCAGGCGCAAAGTGCTATCGACCGTTCAGGAATGGAATTGTGCGGCAATGTTTCCGTCGGCCTGGCTCCCGGCACGGCGGCGCAGCAGCTTGCCATTCCACTGATGAAGGAGGTGCAGCGCCAACATCCCGGCATTGTGCTCTACTTTAACGAAAATTTCGGCACGACCTTAAGCGAGCTGATTATGAACGGGCGGATGGATATGGCGGTGATCTACGATAACCGTGCCATCCACGGGCTGCGCTTTATTCCTTTAATGAGGGAGCACCTGTGTTTTGTCTGTCCGAACAGTCTGGGTAAGCCGGTAAAAGAGATAGCGCTTGCCGAGGTGGCGCACTACGACCTGTTCGTGCCGCGCATCTACAACATCATGCGTAAGTGTGTGGATGACGCTTTTGTTAAGAAAGGGCTGGATTACCGGGTCGCCTGTGAAATCGAGTCGCAGACTACGCTCAATGCGGCGCTGGCGGAGGGGCTGGGTTGTACGATCATGCCGGAGTCCGCTGCACGCGCGATGCTGAAGGCATCCGATGCGTGGATGGCGAAAATTATCGAACCGGATGTCCATGCTTCGCTCTCGTTTTGCATATCCGACCATCTGCCGCTCTCGGAACCGGCAGAGGCCGTGAAGTCTATTTTGTTGTCACTGGTGTCGAACCGAACGCCGGATAACCGCCCGCTGATGCTGGTGAGTTAATAAGCCGCCCTTATTACCGTAAAACCAAACCCTCTTACTGGTCAGCCGTGCGTACAGGATAGAGTGAAGACCTTCACTGAAAATAGTTACCGGTAACCGGGTTCGGATATGGGAAAAACGATCACACTGAAGGTGTTACAGCAACTGGCCCGAAGCCTGCGCGCCACGTCGATTTCGCATGTCGCGCTAAAGGGCGAGACATGGTCGATTCGTCTTACCACCGTTCCACACGTTGCATTGCCCGCCGCGCCCGCGAAACCGTCTTGCGTAACGGCGCCGTCAACATCGCTGTGTGCCCCCGCGCCGGGGCGCGTGTTACTCCGCCATCCGCTGCTCGACGGCAATTTCGCGGTGCCGGGCGCGATGGTTAACCAACACGAGATGTTGGCGATGCTGAAGGTGGGCACCCTTTATTTACCTGTTCGAAGCACGGTATCAGGGCGGCTGATTGCTTTCACCGTCAGCGATGGCGATGTGGTGGAGTTCGGCCAGGAAATTTTGAAAATTCAAGATGATGTGACTATGGCATCAGGATTATAAGACCCCCTTATCGCCTCAAACCATTTATGTCTTATACCGCCGGGGCATAACTGAATAGAGTCAAAAATACGCAATAAATACGCTGCGGCATTGATGACCGCAGTCATGACAGGAGAGGCAAAATGCCATTTTCAGATTACAAAGTCGCTCTGGTAACGGGGGCGTCCGCCGGTATGGGGGAAGCCATCGTCGAACGTTTATGCCAGGAAGGTCTCACTGTGCATGCGGTTGCCCGCAGGCG
The DNA window shown above is from Dickeya dadantii NCPPB 898 and carries:
- a CDS encoding transketolase family protein; this translates as MNQATQPKPRLTTSAMIASIADEGQETRSAPFGHALVELAKTRPEIVGMTADLSKYTDLHIFAQAYPERFFQMGMAEQLLMGAAGGMAKEGFIPFATTYAVFATRRAYDFIHQVIAEEGLNVKICAALPGLTTGYGPSHQATEDLAIMRGIPGMTIIDPCDAIDIEQAVPAMVDHNGPVYMRLLRGKVPVVLDKYDYKFELGKAKLLEDGRDVLIISSGIMTMRALDAADKLQKDNVSVAVLHVPTIKPLDEKTILAQVAKPGRLVITAENHTCVGGLGEAVAALLMRNGVRTEFDTVGLPDAFLHAGALPTLHDRYGISTAMMVEKIKSRLK
- a CDS encoding alpha/beta hydrolase, with translation MNRPRSRNTLIQSAIAICVTVLLTSAQPVLAQTPSSSANGDALQLTQTWDKTFPKSDKVDHRKVTFKNRYGITLAADLYLPKNRGDQRLAALAIGGPFGAVKEQSSGLYAQTLAERGYVTLAFDPSYTGESGGEPRNVASPDINTEDFSAAVDFLGLQPFVDRNRIGIIGICGFGGMSLNAAAVDKRIKAVVTTSMYDMSRVMSKGYYDSRTGQQRTQMLEQMSRQRWVDAEQGSPAPGPRILPETREGITDPVVRMYFDYYRTPRGFHKRSPNSNGAWTATMPLSFMNMPLMTYINEISPRPILLIAGENAHSRYFSEDAYKAAAQPKELMIIKNADHVDLYDRLDKIPFDKITDFFSKNLK
- a CDS encoding iron-containing alcohol dehydrogenase, with translation MENFTFFNPTQIEFGVGKEQQIGQHLADHGINTVLLCYGSDRIKRDGLFNTVSQSLAGQGIELVECGGIVSNPVISTVREGIALAKAHQVDAILSVGGGSVLDSVKAIAAGVRYDGDVWDLFTAKAPVESALPLFAILTLAATGSEMNPGAVVTNDQTQEKFFISSTALFPKVSIVNPVLMQGVPRDYLVYSASDVIAHLIEVYFTATVHPHLQSRLVESLINTVIETTEALLADPADYGARAQFAWAATLALNGLTFSGTAGFSYPNHAIEHSLSALFNVPHGAGLSVVVPAWMKWYIGRNPAQFERFARNVFGVDTGEQGIAALESWFNTIGTPTRLPQLEIKETALPTIVENVQSNVRLFGIADTYPPEVVTAILKNAL
- a CDS encoding AraC family transcriptional regulator, which codes for MVEVIGRWTAGQSDCATPIPSLTLYRREALMPPAICLVEPCIVLVVQGEKQMLVGGEAYSYNTRRFLITSLDLPANSQVDVASPEKPCLGLTMKFDLRIMAELIAQGSLPLPTARVNDRGIGIGTVTPVLIEPFRRMLDLLDEPGSIPVLAPLIEREIHYRLLMSDQAARLWQIASVGSQGHRVARAIDWLKMNYTATLRIDELAAYVQMSTSSLHHYFRQLTAMSPLQYQKWLRLNEARRLMLNEDFDAASAAFDVGYESPSQFSREYTRLFGAPPKRDIEGLRRKADPEGGGLLTRRAR
- a CDS encoding DMT family transporter, with product MNAKLGILLKIMSALCATLMLACVKGLHGAIPTGEVIFFRSFVALFPLLLWLKLQGSIRESIKTQNIFGHVIRGLSGTGGMYFNYLALIYISLADATAISYAVPLFTVLMAAILLKETVRFYRWLAVLVGFSGIVIMLSSNLTLGHTLWASGFTFDDAALGTLFALLAALCSATSNVQIRFLNGVETPGAIVFYFSLMTTLIGLSTTFWGWARPVGGQWALLIGCGVFGGLAQILVTLSLRYADASLLAPFDYTTLVWSMVIGYLFLDSLPGNATLLGASIIVMAGIFTLWCDQRQRKRPIIRAL
- a CDS encoding transporter substrate-binding domain-containing protein, whose protein sequence is MTVKKLSAVLASSVLFTSIGAQADLLADMTARGELKCAVYSDVPPFSSPDANTRQLVGMDVDLCNALAKQMGLKLVLVPTSVEARIAVIVTGRADVLIANLAYTKTRGNQIQFSDPYYVAKEMLLVKKENADKTLEYFKGKRISATKGTTSEQSINLKGGKAVTFQDSASAFLALEQNKAVGFVTNMMTGIKMISQAKKDGIELAMIKEPMALEPIGVGMKRDEPALLAAVNTSLKTMDDNGTIDKIWESWIGPNTEYKMVREERVQPLSSLKFEPLE
- the pxpB gene encoding 5-oxoprolinase subunit PxpB, with translation MGWLAQHASVFQEADVTLSTMGSRAWLVEAPGEFSLAAQRRIWSLAQILAHCDDVETLIPGVTNLLVLLKRTPEEEEAFPQRLREYWRQAREVTPQGRLIEIPVHYGGVLASDLAAVCHHTGLSEKEVIRRHYQGSYTVVALGSAPGFGYLHGLDPQLATPRKKVPSLNMLKGTVTIGGAQTGVSVLTGPNGWNAIGYADLQVFDPYAASPALMAPGDNIRFLPERIEL